The following proteins are encoded in a genomic region of Peromyscus maniculatus bairdii isolate BWxNUB_F1_BW_parent chromosome 12, HU_Pman_BW_mat_3.1, whole genome shotgun sequence:
- the LOC143268079 gene encoding uncharacterized protein LOC143268079 isoform X1 has product MCGAQRQRLVISWCRHALNDLQQAQELWHQHVPFLKLQIAPAEGPDVSERMVIITGPPEAQFKAQGRIFGKLKEENFFNPKEEVKLEAHIRVPSSTAGRVIGKGGKTVNELQNLTSAEVIVPRDQTPDENEEVIVRIIGHFFASQAKQCSELSHHTNGTNVKHTNQLQLTLGSSSEQESMALVPSVSEEESGNPPNQPANQTKENSRKKECTLSFYILVYKPSSFSEIVSFFKNLKCRKIAIYTRLLAQGIKFTDFFKMRKTHK; this is encoded by the exons ATGTGTGGCGCTCAGCGGCAGAGGCTGGTCATCAGCTGGTGTCGGCATGCTCTTAATGATCTCCAGCAAGCACAGGAGCTTTGGCATCAGCACGTTCCTTTTCTCAAACTGCAGATAGCTCCGGCAGAAGGTCCGGATGTCAGTGAAAGGATGGTCATCATCACCGGGCCACCTGAAGCCCAGTTCAAG GCTCAGGGACGGATCtttgggaagctgaaggaagaAAACTTCTTTAACCCCAAAGAAGAGGTGAAGCTGGAAGCCCACATCCGTGTTCCCTCGTCCACAGCCGGCCGCGTGATCGGCAAAGGGGGGAAAACC gtCAATGAGCTCCAGAACTTGACAAGCGCAGAAGTTATCGTGCCTCGTGACCAAACCCCAGATGAAAATGAGGAAGTGATCGTCAGGATCATCGGACACTTTTTCGCCAGCCAG GCAAAGCAGTGCTCTGAGTTATCACATCACACAAACGGAACAAACGTGAAACACACGAACCAGCTTCAGCTTACACTTGGTTCCTCAAGCGAACAAGAGTCGATGGCACTTGTCCCCAGCGTCTCGGAAGAGGAAAGCGGGAACCCtccaaaccaaccagccaaccaaacaaaggaaaactccagaaagaaagaatgtactTTGTCTTTTTACATTTTGGTATACAAGCCATCATCATTTAGtgaaattgtttctttctttaaaaatttaaagtgcaGGAAAATAGCAATTTATACGAGGTTGTTGGCCCAGGGCATTaaatttacagatttttttaaaatgagaaaaacacacaaataa
- the LOC143268079 gene encoding insulin-like growth factor 2 mRNA-binding protein 2 isoform X2, with protein sequence MCGAQRQRLVISWCRHALNDLQQAQELWHQHVPFLKLQIAPAEGPDVSERMVIITGPPEAQFKAQGRIFGKLKEENFFNPKEEVKLEAHIRVPSSTAGRVIGKGGKTVNELQNLTSAEVIVPRDQTPDENEEVIVRIIGHFFASQTAQRKIREIVQQVKQQEQKYPQGVASQRSKQSSALSYHITQTEQT encoded by the exons ATGTGTGGCGCTCAGCGGCAGAGGCTGGTCATCAGCTGGTGTCGGCATGCTCTTAATGATCTCCAGCAAGCACAGGAGCTTTGGCATCAGCACGTTCCTTTTCTCAAACTGCAGATAGCTCCGGCAGAAGGTCCGGATGTCAGTGAAAGGATGGTCATCATCACCGGGCCACCTGAAGCCCAGTTCAAG GCTCAGGGACGGATCtttgggaagctgaaggaagaAAACTTCTTTAACCCCAAAGAAGAGGTGAAGCTGGAAGCCCACATCCGTGTTCCCTCGTCCACAGCCGGCCGCGTGATCGGCAAAGGGGGGAAAACC gtCAATGAGCTCCAGAACTTGACAAGCGCAGAAGTTATCGTGCCTCGTGACCAAACCCCAGATGAAAATGAGGAAGTGATCGTCAGGATCATCGGACACTTTTTCGCCAGCCAG ACTGCGCAACGCAAGATCAGGGAAATTGTACAGCAGGTGAAGCAGCAGGAGCAGAAATACCCTCAGGGAGTCGCCTCACAGCGCAGCAA GCAAAGCAGTGCTCTGAGTTATCACATCACACAAACGGAACAAACGTGA